Proteins encoded by one window of Gemmatimonadota bacterium:
- the solA gene encoding N-methyl-L-tryptophan oxidase, with amino-acid sequence MRARHGHRRYRRHGTVSARPPLRGIRNGGQRHSHRTLRTGYENPAGPGRIPGRVPRGRVPCARCGPQPPGAVRPRTGVLPEDHLRGAAAGPSPFPRTARTGDLAPRDKGPVVSPRSAKSVHYDAIVVGGGVVGVSTAYVLVRRGLSVLLLERYAPVHEHGSSHGDSRMIRFDYEENVYVEMASRAFRAWEDLAKRLGRPVFRRTGICNLAPAGAEVLETLETRLRDCELPYERLASPSFARRFPQLSLPPHSEAIYQPDSAVLFADEVVRSLWDCVREDGVDALTETKVASIVPSDGRVEVTATDGRTWSGACLVLATGSWSDRWLNVLGIDVDLVVTRELLAYFPQAGSVPHEAGAMPNVIDYHTPDPFYCVPQVRVPGVKAGCHRTGRVVEADDPEVVDGANLAAVREFIGRRCPHLSRDPVAVKHCLYTNSADYHFILDRHPDHANVVLAAGFSGHGFKFGPVLGEILAARLFDEAPPVDTSLFGLERFSGQGALRPRTLA; translated from the coding sequence ATACGAGCACGCCATGGCCACCGTAGATATCGCCGCCATGGAACCGTCTCCGCCCGCCCGCCGCTACGAGGTATACGGAACGGAGGGCAGCGCCATTCTCATCGAACCCTTCGAACCGGGTACGAAAATCCGGCTGGTCCTGGCCGAATCCCGGGAAGGGTACCCCGCGGGCGAGTCCCGTGTGCCCGTTGCGGGCCGCAGCCGCCAGGCGCTGTACGACCTCGAACTGGCGTCCTTCCTGAAGACCATCTCCGGGGAGCAGCCGCCGGACCGTCCCCTTTCCCACGAACTGCTCGTACAGGAGACCTTGCTCCGCGCGACAAGGGGCCTGTCGTGAGTCCGCGGTCCGCAAAGTCCGTGCATTACGACGCGATCGTGGTCGGCGGAGGCGTCGTGGGCGTCTCGACGGCCTACGTGCTGGTCCGCCGCGGGCTGAGCGTCCTCCTGCTTGAACGGTACGCACCCGTCCACGAACACGGCAGTTCGCACGGCGACAGCCGGATGATCCGTTTCGACTACGAAGAGAACGTGTACGTAGAAATGGCGTCGCGCGCCTTCCGGGCCTGGGAGGATCTCGCGAAACGCCTGGGAAGGCCGGTGTTCAGACGGACCGGCATCTGCAACCTGGCGCCTGCCGGCGCGGAGGTGCTGGAGACGCTGGAGACCCGACTGAGGGACTGCGAACTCCCCTATGAACGACTGGCCAGTCCTTCCTTTGCGCGCCGTTTCCCCCAGCTAAGCCTGCCACCGCACAGCGAAGCCATCTACCAACCCGACAGCGCGGTGCTCTTCGCCGACGAGGTGGTGCGGAGTCTGTGGGACTGCGTCCGGGAAGACGGCGTGGACGCCCTTACGGAGACGAAAGTCGCTTCGATCGTCCCGTCTGACGGGCGCGTCGAGGTCACGGCGACGGACGGACGGACCTGGTCAGGTGCCTGCCTCGTGCTGGCAACCGGCAGCTGGTCGGACCGGTGGCTGAACGTGCTGGGGATCGACGTCGACCTCGTGGTGACGCGGGAATTGCTGGCCTACTTTCCACAGGCCGGATCGGTCCCGCATGAAGCGGGCGCCATGCCCAACGTGATCGATTATCACACACCCGATCCCTTCTACTGCGTGCCCCAGGTGCGGGTACCGGGCGTCAAGGCCGGCTGCCACCGGACCGGCCGGGTCGTCGAGGCGGACGACCCCGAAGTCGTGGACGGCGCCAATCTTGCGGCGGTGCGGGAATTCATCGGGCGCAGATGTCCCCACCTGTCCCGGGATCCCGTCGCGGTGAAACACTGCCTGTACACCAACTCGGCGGACTACCACTTCATCCTGGACCGTCATCCCGATCATGCGAACGTGGTCCTGGCGGCAGGGTTTTCGGGCCATGGGTTCAAGTTCGGCCCGGTGCTGGGCGAGATCCTGGCCGCACGGCTGTTCGACGAAGCGCCGCCCGTCGACACGAGCCTGTTCGGTCTCGAAAGGTTCAGTGGTCAGGGTGCGCTGAGGCCTCGTACGCTCGCGTAG
- a CDS encoding Gfo/Idh/MocA family oxidoreductase: MAIRMAQYGTGHGHAAGKLQSMSTHPDVECVGVYEPDAGRRSVLEHADGPYADVRWFDHVEDMLGDPAIVAVASEGRNAESLVQTEEIVRAGKHAWYDKPAGDDWPGWQRVVGLAEKADLQVQMGYMFRYHDGFRKIADWARSGTLGSVFSIRAHMSTNVPVSSREVISAHRGGIFFDLAGHMLDQVVWTLGRPSRVTAFLRNETGEVPAFADNGLGVFEYEHAMATVDIAAMEPSPPARRYEVYGTEGSAILIEPFEPGTKIRLVLAESREGYPAGESRVPVAGRSRQALYDLELASFLKTISGEQPPDRPLSHELLVQETLLRATRGLS; this comes from the coding sequence ATGGCGATACGCATGGCACAGTACGGCACCGGTCACGGGCATGCCGCCGGCAAGCTTCAATCCATGTCGACCCATCCCGATGTCGAGTGCGTCGGGGTCTATGAGCCGGATGCGGGGCGAAGGTCCGTTCTGGAGCATGCCGACGGGCCCTATGCCGACGTTCGATGGTTCGACCACGTGGAGGACATGCTGGGTGATCCGGCTATCGTTGCCGTGGCTTCGGAAGGCCGCAACGCCGAAAGCCTGGTCCAGACCGAGGAGATCGTCCGCGCCGGCAAGCATGCCTGGTACGACAAGCCCGCCGGCGACGACTGGCCAGGCTGGCAGCGGGTGGTCGGCCTTGCCGAAAAGGCGGACCTGCAGGTGCAGATGGGGTACATGTTCCGGTATCACGACGGGTTCCGCAAGATCGCCGACTGGGCCCGGTCGGGCACGCTGGGCAGCGTGTTTTCGATCCGGGCACACATGTCGACCAACGTCCCCGTTTCTTCCCGCGAAGTGATCAGCGCCCACCGGGGAGGCATATTCTTCGACCTGGCCGGCCACATGCTCGACCAGGTGGTCTGGACCCTGGGCCGGCCGTCCAGGGTGACCGCGTTTCTGCGCAACGAAACAGGGGAAGTCCCCGCTTTCGCGGATAACGGCCTGGGGGTGTTTGAATACGAGCACGCCATGGCCACCGTAGATATCGCCGCCATGGAACCGTCTCCGCCCGCCCGCCGCTACGAGGTATACGGAACGGAGGGCAGCGCCATTCTCATCGAACCCTTCGAACCGGGTACGAAAATCCGGCTGGTCCTGGCCGAATCCCGGGAAGGGTACCCCGCGGGCGAGTCCCGTGTGCCCGTTGCGGGCCGCAGCCGCCAGGCGCTGTACGACCTCGAACTGGCGTCCTTCCTGAAGACCATCTCCGGGGAGCAGCCGCCGGACCGTCCCCTTTCCCACGAACTGCTCGTACAGGAGACCTTGCTCCGCGCGACAAGGGGCCTGTCGTGA
- a CDS encoding phytanoyl-CoA dioxygenase family protein, with protein MSLTQAQIDEFRAAGFLNVGRVYSDEEADTLRGRLMTVIAGTSRGKAEAVRNIAGEEMEAERDVVIQVVNTWQADVGFRDHLYHPEICRMACELIGTDVLRVWHDQIQYKPPRRGGATDWHQDHPYWPIIQPADLVSAWVALDDATVENGCMRMVPRSHHWGPHKGGTIGTNEDGFTPEPDRSLIPDDEKIEIVPCEVKKGECMFHHCLTWHGSPPNPSDNGRPAIAVHYMPGWTRYQPTRTHIMERRVDVEPGELLTGHYFPTVWDHGPVEPPAHWSEETPSGGQRRETG; from the coding sequence GTGTCCCTGACCCAGGCACAGATCGACGAGTTCAGAGCGGCAGGATTTCTCAACGTCGGCCGCGTTTACAGTGATGAAGAAGCCGATACGTTGCGGGGTCGCCTCATGACGGTCATCGCGGGCACATCTCGCGGCAAGGCCGAGGCGGTTCGAAACATAGCCGGCGAGGAAATGGAGGCGGAACGGGACGTGGTGATTCAGGTGGTCAACACCTGGCAGGCGGACGTCGGATTCCGCGACCACCTCTACCACCCGGAGATCTGCCGCATGGCCTGCGAACTCATCGGTACCGACGTGCTGCGGGTGTGGCACGACCAGATCCAGTACAAGCCGCCCCGGCGCGGTGGGGCCACGGACTGGCACCAGGACCATCCCTACTGGCCGATCATCCAGCCCGCGGACCTGGTGAGCGCCTGGGTGGCCCTGGACGACGCCACCGTCGAGAACGGATGCATGCGCATGGTGCCGCGCAGTCATCATTGGGGACCCCACAAGGGCGGCACGATTGGGACGAACGAAGACGGCTTTACGCCGGAACCCGACCGGTCCCTCATCCCGGACGACGAAAAGATCGAGATCGTCCCCTGCGAGGTAAAAAAGGGCGAATGCATGTTCCACCACTGCCTGACCTGGCACGGCAGCCCGCCCAATCCGTCCGACAACGGCCGGCCGGCCATCGCTGTGCACTACATGCCCGGTTGGACGAGGTACCAGCCCACCCGGACCCATATCATGGAGCGCCGGGTCGACGTCGAACCCGGTGAATTGCTGACCGGCCATTACTTCCCCACTGTGTGGGATCACGGCCCGGTCGAACCGCCGGCGCACTGGTCCGAGGAAACTCCGAGCGGCGGACAACGCCGGGAAACGGGTTGA
- a CDS encoding mandelate racemase/muconate lactonizing enzyme family protein, whose translation MPETSELARNVHTASRPGALRITDLRTVTIGASTIIRLDTNQDIHGLGEVRDGASKTYALALKSRVLGENPCDVDRIFRKIRQFGHHARQAGGVCAIEMALMDLAGKAYGVPAYQLAGGKFRDRIRIYCDTTSTPDAEEMGHRLKERMDRGFTFLKMDVGIGLLKDIPGTLSAPSGMLDTLHIMHPFTGIRLTDKGIGLLSDYVAGVRDIIGYEIPLAIDHFGHIGVEDCIRLGKALDRYNLAWYEDMVPWQFTEQYVRLRDACDTPICTGEDIYLREGFMDLFENRAISVCHPDLATSGGILETKKIGDTAQDYGISMALHMSAMPVAQMASVHCAAATENFIALEHHHVDVPWWDDLVSGLPKPAVQDGFMTVPDAPGLGIELNEEAIREHTSEKDPGYFEPTDEWNELRSHDRLWS comes from the coding sequence GTGCCAGAAACATCGGAACTAGCCAGAAACGTCCACACCGCTTCCCGTCCTGGCGCACTGCGCATCACCGACCTGCGCACCGTGACGATCGGTGCGTCAACGATCATCAGGCTCGATACCAACCAGGACATCCACGGCCTTGGAGAGGTGCGGGACGGCGCCAGCAAGACCTACGCCCTGGCCCTCAAGTCGCGCGTCCTGGGCGAAAACCCCTGCGACGTCGACAGGATCTTCAGGAAGATCCGCCAGTTCGGCCACCACGCCCGGCAGGCCGGCGGCGTCTGCGCCATCGAGATGGCCCTCATGGACCTCGCGGGCAAGGCCTACGGCGTGCCGGCCTATCAACTCGCGGGCGGCAAATTCCGAGACCGCATTCGCATATACTGTGATACGACGTCGACCCCGGATGCCGAAGAGATGGGCCACCGCCTGAAGGAACGCATGGACCGGGGGTTCACCTTTCTGAAGATGGACGTGGGCATCGGGCTGCTGAAGGACATACCCGGTACCCTGTCGGCCCCTTCCGGGATGTTGGACACCCTGCACATCATGCATCCGTTCACGGGCATCCGGCTGACGGACAAAGGCATCGGCCTGCTGTCGGATTATGTCGCCGGGGTGCGGGACATTATCGGTTACGAGATCCCACTGGCCATCGACCACTTCGGGCACATCGGCGTGGAGGACTGTATCCGCCTGGGCAAGGCGCTGGACCGGTACAACCTGGCCTGGTACGAGGACATGGTTCCCTGGCAGTTCACCGAGCAGTACGTCCGCCTGCGCGACGCCTGCGACACGCCGATCTGCACGGGCGAGGACATCTACCTCCGGGAAGGGTTCATGGACCTTTTCGAAAACCGGGCCATTTCGGTGTGCCATCCCGATCTGGCCACTTCAGGCGGGATACTGGAAACCAAGAAGATCGGCGATACGGCCCAGGATTACGGCATCTCCATGGCCCTGCACATGTCCGCCATGCCCGTCGCCCAGATGGCCAGCGTGCACTGCGCCGCGGCCACGGAGAACTTCATCGCCCTGGAACACCACCACGTGGACGTGCCCTGGTGGGACGACCTGGTGTCCGGCCTGCCGAAGCCGGCGGTCCAGGACGGGTTCATGACGGTGCCGGACGCGCCGGGCCTGGGGATCGAACTGAACGAAGAGGCCATACGCGAGCACACAAGCGAGAAGGATCCCGGTTACTTCGAACCCACCGACGAGTGGAACGAGTTACGGTCTCACGACCGCCTGTGGAGCTAG
- a CDS encoding phytanoyl-CoA dioxygenase family protein, translating into MSIPVVGAAPEPFEPEPRLALTEAQRQQFDEDGFILIDDALSPDHVDRLIGVVDALYEKHRKAHGTSPDAAYQIRNALAHHEELFALIEYRKILPLVVDVMGVNIQIRTSHVDVRPPMIDHVEGELGVAGGFFPWHSDAPNYGYPVTNGIIPFLEVKVGYYLTDLTEHNSGAICVVRGSHLCSPRLIHDPDYHIDPEDIVEVNVRPGTAMVWRTALWHCLTPNLSDHSRKCLYYGYNYRWARPGDYDRQDAELLARCTPVQRQLLGSNTTEDGVVYQDGDPAHPASRYWRPEPGDVPLEAWAEGQMKKKRAREWRRWKRKNALPVGAVGAPLAQGDHPGRPGASMK; encoded by the coding sequence ATGTCCATACCCGTTGTCGGGGCCGCGCCCGAACCCTTTGAACCTGAACCCCGCCTGGCGCTCACCGAAGCGCAACGGCAACAGTTCGACGAAGACGGATTCATCCTGATCGACGACGCCCTCTCGCCGGACCATGTCGACCGGTTGATCGGCGTCGTCGACGCACTTTACGAAAAGCACCGCAAGGCGCATGGGACCTCTCCGGACGCCGCGTACCAGATCCGCAATGCTCTGGCCCACCACGAGGAGCTTTTCGCGTTGATCGAATACCGGAAGATCCTGCCGCTTGTCGTGGACGTCATGGGCGTCAACATCCAGATCCGTACGTCTCACGTGGACGTCCGGCCGCCTATGATAGACCACGTGGAGGGTGAGCTGGGGGTGGCGGGCGGATTCTTCCCCTGGCACTCCGACGCCCCCAACTACGGCTACCCGGTCACAAACGGCATCATCCCGTTCCTGGAGGTGAAGGTCGGGTACTACCTCACCGATCTCACCGAGCACAACAGCGGCGCCATCTGCGTGGTGCGCGGCAGTCATCTCTGTTCGCCCCGCCTGATTCACGATCCGGATTACCACATCGACCCAGAGGATATCGTCGAGGTGAACGTCCGTCCCGGGACGGCCATGGTCTGGCGCACGGCCCTGTGGCACTGCCTGACGCCCAACCTGTCCGACCACTCCCGGAAGTGCCTCTACTACGGTTACAATTACCGCTGGGCGCGACCCGGAGATTACGACCGCCAGGACGCCGAACTGCTGGCCCGGTGTACGCCGGTTCAGCGGCAGCTGCTGGGCTCCAATACCACGGAGGATGGCGTAGTCTACCAGGACGGCGACCCAGCCCATCCAGCTTCCAGGTACTGGCGCCCCGAACCCGGTGACGTACCCCTGGAAGCATGGGCGGAAGGACAGATGAAGAAAAAGAGAGCCAGGGAATGGAGGCGATGGAAGCGGAAGAACGCCCTGCCAGTCGGCGCTGTGGGTGCGCCATTGGCGCAGGGGGATCATCCTGGGCGTCCCGGAGCGAGCATGAAGTAG
- a CDS encoding phytanoyl-CoA dioxygenase family protein gives MTEAEIFEFDLNGYIMYRNVLTPDQVDHMNGVLDQHLTDESYNFRFLELDPMFMEVMALPRTLNILKTMIGGWMRLDHAYGLQMDTRSEERGDVRPNLHGGPLEDNGEHHYQWFNGKMYNGLTVVMYALKDVNSGDGGFICVPGSHKTNMDFKPAVDSHIVVNPTFKAGDMLIFTEALVHGTDTWTSPDRRRSLLYKYSPGHSTWAIPENWEKLQALAANDLQRDLLRAPSIEGRTPVEIPDA, from the coding sequence ATGACCGAAGCCGAAATCTTCGAATTCGACCTCAACGGCTACATCATGTACCGGAACGTGCTGACCCCGGACCAGGTCGACCATATGAACGGGGTGCTCGATCAGCACCTCACCGATGAATCCTACAATTTCCGTTTCCTGGAACTCGACCCCATGTTCATGGAGGTCATGGCCCTGCCCCGGACGCTGAACATCCTGAAAACGATGATCGGTGGTTGGATGCGCCTGGACCACGCTTACGGGCTCCAGATGGATACACGCTCCGAGGAGCGGGGCGATGTCAGGCCAAACCTCCACGGCGGTCCGCTGGAAGACAACGGCGAACACCACTACCAGTGGTTCAACGGAAAGATGTACAACGGGCTGACTGTCGTCATGTATGCGCTCAAAGACGTCAACTCCGGCGACGGCGGCTTCATTTGCGTGCCGGGGAGCCACAAGACCAACATGGACTTCAAGCCGGCGGTGGACTCGCATATCGTCGTCAATCCAACCTTCAAGGCCGGCGATATGCTGATCTTCACGGAAGCGCTGGTCCACGGGACCGATACGTGGACTTCGCCTGACAGGCGGCGCTCACTGCTCTACAAATACTCGCCCGGACATTCCACGTGGGCCATACCGGAGAACTGGGAAAAGCTGCAGGCGCTCGCCGCCAACGACCTGCAGCGCGACCTGCTCAGAGCGCCCAGCATCGAGG